A DNA window from Syngnathus typhle isolate RoL2023-S1 ecotype Sweden linkage group LG2, RoL_Styp_1.0, whole genome shotgun sequence contains the following coding sequences:
- the LOC133149922 gene encoding mitochondrial glutamate carrier 1-like isoform X2 → MVGVTCVFPVDLAKTRLQNQRSGQQLYKNMMDCLVKTVKSEGYFGMYRGAAVNLTLVTPEKAIKLAANDFFRHQLSKDGGKLTVFKEMLAGCCAGMCQVVVTTPMEMLKIQLQDAGRLAAQQRVMPSVASSLKMGGTSTVLSRSYNTSPAPQVRTVSATQITRDLLKTKGVTGLYRGLGATLMRDIPFSVVYFPLFAHLHQLGQHSSENPSVPFYWSFVSGCLAGSVAAVAVSPCDVVKTRLQSLKKGTNEETYSGVVDCVRKIMRKEGPSAFLKGASCRALVIAPLFGIAQVVYFVGIGELLLGYTPYSIYYSA, encoded by the exons ATGGTTGGTGTCACCTGTGTATTCCCAGTCGACCTGGCCAAGACGCGCCTGCAAAACCAACGAAGCGGGCAGCAACTCTACAAGAATAT gATGGACTGTCTTGTAAAGACAGTAAAATCTGAAGGTTACTTTGGAATGTATAGAG GCGCTGCCGTCAATCTCACCCTAGTGACTCCTGAAAAGGCCATTAAACTTGCCGCCAATGACTTCTTTCGCCACCAGCTCAGCAAAGATGG TGGTAAGCTGACGGTGTTTAAGGAGATGTTGGCAGGATGCTGTGCGGGAATGTGCCAAGTGGTTGTTACCACGCCTATGGAGATGCTCAAGATCCAGCTTCAAGATGCCGGCAGGCTAG CGGCACAGCAGCGGGTGATGCCCAGTGTGGCGTCATCTCTAAAGATGGGCGGGACCAGCACAGTCCTTAGTCGTTCTTACAACACGAGCCCTGCGCCTCAGGTCAGGACGGTGTCAGCCACGCAGATCACACGAGACCTGTTGAAGACCAAAGGTGTCACGGGCTTGTACAGAGGACTCGGGGCCACATTAATGCG GGACATTCCCTTCTCGGTTGTTTACTTCCCTCTTTTCGCACACTTGCACCAACTCGGTCAGCACTCATCAGAAAACCCATCGGTGCCTTTCTATTGGTCCTTTGTTTCTGGATGCTTGGCTGGATCCGTTGCAGCTGTGGCTGTCAGCCCTTGCGATG TGGTCAAAACAAGACTACAATCTCTAAAAAAGGGGACAAATGAGGAAACGTATAGTGGAGTGGTCGACTGCGTCAG AAAAATCATGAGAAAAGAGGGTCCCTCTGCTTTTCTTAAGGGGGCCAGTTGCCGGGCCCTTGTCATCGCACCTCTCTTTGGCATCGCCCAGGTCGTGTACTTTGTAGGAATCGGGGAGTTGCTGCTTGGTTACACACCATATAGTATCTACTATTCAGCATAG
- the LOC133149922 gene encoding mitochondrial glutamate carrier 1-like isoform X1, which translates to MTHQQQMSLPAKLINGGIAGMVGVTCVFPVDLAKTRLQNQRSGQQLYKNMMDCLVKTVKSEGYFGMYRGAAVNLTLVTPEKAIKLAANDFFRHQLSKDGGKLTVFKEMLAGCCAGMCQVVVTTPMEMLKIQLQDAGRLAAQQRVMPSVASSLKMGGTSTVLSRSYNTSPAPQVRTVSATQITRDLLKTKGVTGLYRGLGATLMRDIPFSVVYFPLFAHLHQLGQHSSENPSVPFYWSFVSGCLAGSVAAVAVSPCDVVKTRLQSLKKGTNEETYSGVVDCVRKIMRKEGPSAFLKGASCRALVIAPLFGIAQVVYFVGIGELLLGYTPYSIYYSA; encoded by the exons ATGACCCACCAGCAACAGATGAG CTTGCCAGCAAAACTGATTAACGGAGGAATTGCAGGCATGGTTGGTGTCACCTGTGTATTCCCAGTCGACCTGGCCAAGACGCGCCTGCAAAACCAACGAAGCGGGCAGCAACTCTACAAGAATAT gATGGACTGTCTTGTAAAGACAGTAAAATCTGAAGGTTACTTTGGAATGTATAGAG GCGCTGCCGTCAATCTCACCCTAGTGACTCCTGAAAAGGCCATTAAACTTGCCGCCAATGACTTCTTTCGCCACCAGCTCAGCAAAGATGG TGGTAAGCTGACGGTGTTTAAGGAGATGTTGGCAGGATGCTGTGCGGGAATGTGCCAAGTGGTTGTTACCACGCCTATGGAGATGCTCAAGATCCAGCTTCAAGATGCCGGCAGGCTAG CGGCACAGCAGCGGGTGATGCCCAGTGTGGCGTCATCTCTAAAGATGGGCGGGACCAGCACAGTCCTTAGTCGTTCTTACAACACGAGCCCTGCGCCTCAGGTCAGGACGGTGTCAGCCACGCAGATCACACGAGACCTGTTGAAGACCAAAGGTGTCACGGGCTTGTACAGAGGACTCGGGGCCACATTAATGCG GGACATTCCCTTCTCGGTTGTTTACTTCCCTCTTTTCGCACACTTGCACCAACTCGGTCAGCACTCATCAGAAAACCCATCGGTGCCTTTCTATTGGTCCTTTGTTTCTGGATGCTTGGCTGGATCCGTTGCAGCTGTGGCTGTCAGCCCTTGCGATG TGGTCAAAACAAGACTACAATCTCTAAAAAAGGGGACAAATGAGGAAACGTATAGTGGAGTGGTCGACTGCGTCAG AAAAATCATGAGAAAAGAGGGTCCCTCTGCTTTTCTTAAGGGGGCCAGTTGCCGGGCCCTTGTCATCGCACCTCTCTTTGGCATCGCCCAGGTCGTGTACTTTGTAGGAATCGGGGAGTTGCTGCTTGGTTACACACCATATAGTATCTACTATTCAGCATAG
- the tspan2b gene encoding CD9 antigen, which yields MGKVEGGMKCVKYLLFVFNFIFWLMGSFVLAVGLWLRFDPETVSLLNGDKAPDTYFIGVYILIGAGSLVMLVGFFGCCGAVRESQCLLGSFFACLLIIFGAEVAAGVFGFLNKDKIIKDVQNFYATTFNENNNSTLMISYQKVLNCCGTLADNCPAQEPQTKIMQDCETAIKDFFNSKLYIIGYVGIGIAGVMIIGMIFSMVLCCAVRNSREVI from the exons ATGGGGAAAGTGGAAGGAGGGATGAAATGTGTGAAATATCTTCTGTTCGTGTTCAACTTCATCTTTTGG CTGATGGGCTCCTTTGTTCTGGCAGTGGGGCTGTGGTTACGTTTTGACCCGGAAACTGTGTCCCTGCTCAACGGCGATAAGGCTCCAGACACATACTTCATTG GTGTATATATCCTGATAGGAGCTGGCAGTCTGGTGATGTTAGTGGGTTTCTTTGGCTGCTGTGGAGCTGTTCGGGAATCTCAATGTCTACTGGGTTCA TTCTTTGCCTGTTTATTGATCATCTTTGGCGCTGAGGTGGCAGCAGGCGTGTTTGGATTCTTAAACAAAGACAAG ATCATCAAAGACGTTCAAAATTTCTATGCCACAACCTTCAATGAAAATAACAACAGCACATTGATGATTTCGTACCAGAAAGTA CTGAATTGTTGTGGCACGCTAGCTGACAACTGCCCAGCTCAAGAACCGCAAACAAAG ATTATGCAGGACTGCGAGACAGCTATCAAGGATTTCTTCAACAGTAAACTCTACATCATTGGGTACGTTGGCATCGGCATCGCTGGCGTCATG ATCATCGGGATGATCTTCAGCATGGTACTCTGCTGCGCAGTACGTAACAGTCGGGAGGTCATATGA